The window TCAATTTGTTTCTAAGTCTGTGGTCTAATAATATGTGTTGTCGTATAATAAAGTTGCTGGACTGTGCTTTTTCTAGAAGGgtgcataattaatattaacgtgcttaaatatatcaagcattgtgtaataaaaaaaaacatatttcgaATGTTCTTATTCATGCGTTATATATCacatgtgtatattttaaagatacataTACGTTTTAGCTTCATAGCTGACTATTGATGAGCTAGATGGCTTTGTAGAGAAAAAAGAGATAACGCTTCTCGATAAAGCTATACAATTGTGTAGATATATCGGTAagatcatattaattataaataatatataatatataatgtaaaacttttttatttaatttgataattaaaatgagtATCTAATGTTTATGAGCATGTTGTAAATGAGTATCTAATGTTTATGAGCTGTTCTTTACAACTCTACAACTTGTACAGAAAATAAGGTACCAATTTAGAAAAGTGTcttgaaatattgatatacaatattaatattatgtcatcGATGTGATTAAAAGCCagttgtgtttattataataatgtattaacttaataataggttatttaaacttaataaattcgAATTAATTTTCGCCAACGTCCATACCACGTTGAATACACCGGTTCTCGTCCGATCACCGAAGTTAAGCAACGTCGGGCGCGGTCAGtacttggatgggtgaccgccTGGGAACACCGCGTGATGTTGGCTTTTTGCATATCTTTTTACAAATGggtttttctatttctttaaaaaaagttaaaataaccTTATATTGCCAAAAAGTAATGAATCCTAACAAAAATTTTCGttgtaatatttgataattaaaaataaattgtacaagaAATAAAGGGCAAAGATACtttgtaattacatataaatattagaatagtaccaatgtgttataaatagataaagctAATCAGCTACACATCTGGAGGTCactaattatacataattatgatattacattaattgccCATTTtggcatatttataaatatatattttttttaatattttataaatataatttttttagtaacaagaaaataattattgtgttcttgaaaatatattatttgtaattataataaagtcatCGCCAACGTCCATACCACGTTGAATACACCGGTTCTCGTCCGATCACCGAAGTTAAGCAACGTCGGGCGCGGTCAGtacttggatgggtgaccgccTGGGAACACCGCGTGATGTtggcttttttattttgctccTCTTGATGTTTATTAGAAGctcataaatcattttttggTATATACGctcattataattcaataacttccattcatataaatttcttcatttcttataataactCAGCATTAAATGTTGGGAAACCTATACTtactctatattatttaagatttataatattaattaaattaaacaccaaatattaataaatataactttatttagcgaattattattatagtactcatctaatttattaaaaacacctTACGCTAAAAATCACAATTAAATGTCAGTAGTCAAtactttacttataatttgGATATACATCCGTCATTAAATGCgagaaatttcataaaataactttttgcgCCAGCGCCTGTTTGCTCAGTCTGTAACAAAAGGAAATTGTTACTAAGTAACTATAGGTACTACcagatgtttttgtttgaatttctttttatcaGGAAATACTTGGATCGATTTTACAAATTCATTCACTATTAAAAGAACCTCATTATTATGTACGTGATCTTTGATTGCCATATGTCTACCACAGGCGAAGtcagttaattattttgtgaataaaaaaccgattaattatgaatgttatatttggaatatatgtatttagaatGATTTTACAGTTCTTTTAAATCTCAACTTATAACAACAATCACATACAAATTTTGCATTGATAAATTGAAGATTCGGGAACAAACATAGCTTacgattttttatcaaaaaaattttcaatcttTGAAGTCGACTTTTGTACGTCTGCAGCGTACAGGATAGTGAATGAatacttcatttttatttatattttacgtatgtatttttcattagttaagtacaaatattttttgtaacaagtagaaaattaaataataaagatcgCTCGCACCTTTACTCATTGTTAGGGTCTTCGGGGAAAAAATAACACTTCTTCTTCTTTATGTATGTTGCATCAAGATGATCTctgaaagttaataaatagtgaaatattattaaatcagaCAGCCATCTAACTACGTGACAACTAACacgaatttatatttctaattacaAAAGTATCATTTTTCAATAACTAGATGAGGTGGTAATAACATAGTTCTgcaatacaatgaaatatgcattttaacaactataaaaactaacaaGCGCAATAACGAACCAACATAATATCATTCACAAATCTACAAAACAGTGCGCCTTGCAGAACTATGCACTTACAAACGTCTTCCCTTTCCTTCCTTTTAAATATGTGCCAAATCCCAGACAAGTTTTTATAGAACGTGTATTTCTCGTTGTGCCTATCGAGAGAACGGACACATTAATCACTTATactgatatgattttttttttattgtaagggCATAGTCTGCAAAGCCTGTATTCGTTGGAGTAACCTCTTTCATGAGAAAGTCGAATAGATTCGAGACGACATTGTATTTGGCCGCGTCCAATCCATACTGGAGTATGCTGTTCGCGCAGTACGAGGACATCGGCGCGACGCAAGTATTGTACAAGAGCAGTGCTAACATCCATTTCTGCGTGCGGCTCGTCGCGTTCAACCGCGGCTCGGACATGGGCCGCAATGGACGCTTGCTCGCTTGCTTAGTTGGCGTGCTTTGCGCGCTCTGACTATCGGAAACTTCGCTCCGTGTCATGTCACTCAGTTCCTGTGACGTTTCAAATCTGAACTTGCGTTTAGTTTGTGGCGTTTTTAGGAGAATTGATACTCACATTGCATGAAAACTGATCGCGTtagaattatatcaaaaatggATAGTGTTCATGCATTGCGAGTGTTGGCAGAAGTTACAACGTACCGCTTATCGAAGTAAGATGGCGGCGTAGTGTCCAGTACACCTCCATTGTTAGTTTCCtgtataaaagaaatgtgCATGATATAAAGTATGTTTTCTAGCAACGgaagataatatatttggaTAAATGTATAAGTCTTACAACAGGAAAAAGTTCACATTGGTCAGCCAGTAAGGACTGATCAGTAGTCAGTTACCACTGTACAGTAGCTAATGTGCAGGTTGTGCAAACTTAACACTCCTGTCACCATCTGATAAAGCTTGTCGGTAACTCCATCCTAATTTCACCTCTGCAGAGGTAGAGGACCACTCCTTCCAATCTCACCCCGGCAGAGGTTGAGGACCAGCAGTCCCTACTCAGAGCAATGCGTATGTAGCAGAGGGTCGGCGGCACTCACGTTCTCGTTGTTGTCGTCGCTGTGCGCGCTGTCGGCGGAGGCGGAGGCGCGGCGGTTCTTGCACAGCTCGCGCTGGCAGCGGCACGTGAGCGCGCAGCCGACGCCCGCCTTCTTGCAGCCGCACAGCTTGGTGCTGCAGCTGCCGCGGCACGAGCAGTGCGCGCTGCCGTCGCTGCTGCGCTTCACCGGCCGCGTGCTGTCCGCCTCGCCCGATTGGCTGAAGTTCATCGTCAGGCGGGAGCGCTGCGCCTGCGCGTGACgggaacattttatttgtttaaaaagtaaacataaaaaattcggAAACGAACACACGATACAAGTGAGAACTTGAACTAATTTTATCGTATGTGAAGCCAAACAGCCTAGTGCCAAAACGATTAACCCACCCATAAGATGTTatcacttcaaaaaataaGGACTTGGTATGTAATTCATGAAGCGAATAATACAtgccaaaatatatattgctttaattatatacattgagATAgacatttatcaataaattatcactGGCTGCTCGTCTCAGTTTCGAGCGGCtagttgtattttttgtagtttaacaaattttgaacatttatCACCCTAATCCAAATCCAATGAaccaaaattattgaaatgcaTTCAGCCTTTCTTGGGTAATAAGTGGTTGTTAAAAGCAAAATTGCTTATGTATTTGCAAATGATAAAGTTAcgtaaacaaaacacaattaaaataaataattctcatTGTCATTCATAATTAAACTCATGAATCCATCATCTAGAACAAAAGTGAACCTGAATTCGCTTAAACAGCGGCGTGGCTCTCCAATCGGGGTCCTTGTTACTATCCTCATCATCATTCTCCTCTTCATCGGTGATGTCCGTATATGAGACCATCTTGAGCGTGTCGACGGGCTCCTTCTTGCGCTTCTTGACTTTCTTGCTGGCGCTACGCAGCGTCTCCAACTCGTCGGCCAGCTTTTTCTGAACAATCATAGCAgggatttattcatttatttattctttattattttgaaataattacaaattgagacttGACCTAGGGAACATTAtcacaaatggcggtcttatcgctaaatagcgatttcttccagacagcCGGTAGCACTGACAGAAATTGAAATAGAGGATAGGAGTAGGGATTGAGAAAACCTTGAAACTTGTTCcggtgaaattatttataagaaacaaatttattgacACTTTTACTAATTTGTGTAACTTTTGCGTTTTTGTACTTTTGCATgttacaaacattttcatgCATAAGCgactggaccaatttcaaaaattctttcaccattagatagctgcaacttcactgagtaacataggctatatatgtatatatataacacgGACGAATCCGGGGTAAACAGCTAGTAGTACCAAATAGAGCAatgaaaaaggaaaaaaacatttcatcgAGATGAGACGAAATGTTTCAGCTGACAGATAACTCAATCCTCCAACGTCAACAGGCTATAGACAACTGGCTATAGACAATACGATGACACACAAACACTTTGTATCCCTTACGTTCTCCAGCTCGAGCTGCTCGAGCTTGTCCTGCTGGTACTGTATGACGGTCTGCAGGTTGCGGCACGCctcgccgcgcgcgccgcccgcccgcCCGCCGCCCGCCTGCAGCGCCACCAGGTCGCTCAActgtgtattgtatatattttacttatgaatattaattcctCATTTACTCTCTGTTTATATAtctctctctttctctctctGTGAATCTGTAGTAATATTAATCACTGTATTGCATATTtgcaacatttttcatttgtggtacattaaaatgttaaacaaataattaaattaattaatttaaactcagCAAGGAAATGGTGTATCGCTAATTTCGTTATGATGGccaatagtaattataatggATATAAACACAGAAAATAATGGATAATGTGTAACATTTCCATGACTAGAAAATATcccctaaaaatattttgttattctaaatgtctattttaaacatactataaaatttattatttattatattacatatttagaaaaaatactTACAGTCTGTTCATTCTGAAGTTTCATAGTGGCGATCTGTCTCTCAAAGTCCGCCTTGCTATTCTCAAACTCAATATTCAGCCTGTCGAATGCTTCCTTTATCTCCTCGTATTTGGACTGGAATCCCTTTTCGCTCTGGTTCTGGAGCTCTCGCTTAGCGTCCACCAGCAGCTCGAATAAGCATTTGAGCGCTACTTTAGCTTCGAGCATTGATTGAATGTTGTCCCATTGTGTTCGCGCCTTGTTTTCTAAAACAGAAGACGATTTTACGGAGTGTTAATGTAGAATCTAGTCTAAGTCCAACCCTATGTCTAAAAGttgaacaaaaaatgaaattagcTCATTATGATAAAGAATATATTCAAATGCTCTAAATACGAAAAGTGACACTGCACACAGTTAtccaatatgtttttatttgagtgatattattaagacacaaaattaaatgctttttcCATATCAAGCATTCCTTATTTGCAAGGAATTAAAATGTGggataataaatttctaaataggGAATGTAAGTAAACCGTGGGTAGTAACATATAACTATATCAATAAGTATTCATAGTAATGTACCTTGATCAGCGGTAAGGATCTTCTGCTGTAGGTCAGAAATCTGCGCCTTTCGCAACGCGAGATCATTCTCGAGCTCGGCAATCTTCTTCCTGCTTCCCTCACTGTCCGGCCCATTACGCAGATTCTCTATTTCTTCTGTTATCCACGCCCTTAAAtttaggaaaatatatttttatccatacaatcaaatttctattatatattctcGGGCTCTGTGCAGACAAATGCATTCACaacattaaagtttttaatgaaaataaaaagtacttatttaaaaacaataggtcatttgcaataaataatgacgGCTTAAAACCAGTAACATTTCTCTGTATTGCAGATGTGTCTGTTAGCAATTAAGTTGAATCTCATGATACTTCTGAATTTCGATATCTTCAAACAGTCAATTGACTAAGGTATTATTACATAGTTATATACACAGAAAAAGAgcaataattatcatttacatAGATATCATTagcatacttttaaaatagcaAACCATATTAGGCAAAATTTACCGATATTCCATAAGCTCTTCAAGTGATTTCTCCGCTTCAACAATACTAAGGTGAACTTCAAGCTCCTGCTCGATGTACTGTTGTACAGCGCCAGCTTTTACGTTCCCTTTGGCGTTGCGTTTCATTGCCGTCTTTTTCTGCCTTTCCAGAGCTTCCTgaatgttgaaaaaatattattagattaacACCAGATTTTCTGAGCATATAGAATGCGcattatattagaaattaagtGTAAACGATCGATACAAAATTAGCAAAcagaatgtaataaaatatgtcaaaaattacatttataaaataataatatagtaaaccTCCATAAAAATGTAGTAACTGAATCCACTGAAACAGTTGAGAACATGGCaggttatttattagtattttctctTTCATCTCTGTGGAACCAGTACAAGTGTGTGTATAGCATTTGCGCCTCACCTTGAGCCGCTTATTGACCGCCACGGCCTCCTCCATCTTGCGCTTGAGCACGTTCTGCTGCTTGGCGTGCAGCGACTCCATCTTGGCCATGGCGGTGGCGCGCTTGCGGTCCTCGTTGCGCAGGCGCAGCATCGCGCGCTCATTGTCCGCCTTCCACTTGCGGAACTTCTCGCTCTCCTCGCGCATTTGACGGATGATTTTCACCTGAGgtgtgacatttttttatatagctaaatgaaatttaatcacCAAAGTATATGTACGTAGTAATTTCGTAATTGCATAATAGACAACAATAAActagtttacaataaaattagcGAGTCTTTTTGTCTTTGGtactattttacaatattgtagTCCAGTCCTTGTTcagaataaatacaaatatttaaataaataataaattgtactgtaatatgtttattgaaatgttcAACTATATAAATGGTTATCTATGCacatgtgtataaaataattcaagatATTAGACTTGCGTAAATTACATAGTTTCATGAAGATTACCTTAGTAGCCTTCATGGCCTGAAGTTCAGCATTCAATGAAGCAATCTTGGCTTCATTCTTCTCTTTGACCTTGATGATGTTGGCTTGAGCCTGGCACCTCTTCTTCAGATCCGATATTTCCGCCTCGAGTGTGGACACTTTAGTGCGTCGCTCTTCGTGTGATGGATCTTTACTCTGAAAACAAGACCAAACAAGAACACTTAATGTAACATAGAAATGAAACAAAGTACGGAAACTTCAATGATTCATGAGTTCTTCATattgatgatattaaattttaaatttgtttcttttataactaaatttcGAGAATTTATAGTATCCACCAGTTCAACTGATATActaagttatataattaaatacataattataaacatagacaataataaaataatattttatactcacTCTATTGTGCTTCAACTGCTGCAACAGTTCGTCTCTCTCCTTCTCCAACTGTGTGATCTTTTCTTCGTTTTCGCGTAAGTTCTGGTGGCTGTCAATCATCTCCTTATTGTTGGCCAGTATAGCTTGAACCACGGACGCCTTGATCGCCATAGCGCGGTTGAGCTCTTGCAACTCTTGGTTTAATGCaacctaaaaatatacattttacaatgttgttacaaatgtaaaaatattgtatttagtaTCATTTTCAAACATTGCAGCTGTCAGTTGTTAAGatatttgttgaatttaaaatattaaattatcctagaaaatacatacacatattatttaatttaatatttttatgtagagAGTAAAGAAACCTATGTAAGAGTGGGATTTACAATTTGTGTAGCAATTCTTAgaacatgtattaaaatttgtgtgtgacattatttattttatttatttatatttatatttttattaactgatATGAT is drawn from Zerene cesonia ecotype Mississippi chromosome 8, Zerene_cesonia_1.1, whole genome shotgun sequence and contains these coding sequences:
- the LOC119828577 gene encoding chromosome-associated kinesin KIF4, which translates into the protein MVDTESSKATIDTVQVALRIRPLMQQEIERGCDECIDVVNGEQQVQIKDLAFTYNYVFPQHITQQEFYDTAVKGLISKLFQGYNVTILAYGQTGSGKTYTMGTNYSGSYGDSSKLGVIPQAVADIFDFIETHEDKFIFKVSVSFMELYQEQCYDLLSGKERGHSVIEIREDVNKGVILPGITELPVSSTADTMMALEKGSSGRVTGSTAMNQASSRSHAVFTIVIIKESRTDKNIATSSKFHLVDLAGSERIKKTKASGERLKEGVKINQGLLALGNVISALGDGTNRSFISYRDSKLTRLLQDSLGGNSLTLMVACVSPADYNLDETVSTLRYADRARRIRNKPIINQDAKAAEIVRLNNLVNELRLQLLGKLPTVSEQNNEQLEEELEREKARYQELLKKHKQVTEHLGNMLIENTNLCEKALLAESAKEKLERKLNELTQQCNQTIENFNTTDNQDEESQKTTMVDYLKEIKTRLEDLQSFNMKTNEEMIDHEIKLSFIKKDGDGEKLDDEEVLNEDQVVLEEEKRAMGQVALNQELQELNRAMAIKASVVQAILANNKEMIDSHQNLRENEEKITQLEKERDELLQQLKHNRSKDPSHEERRTKVSTLEAEISDLKKRCQAQANIIKVKEKNEAKIASLNAELQAMKATKVKIIRQMREESEKFRKWKADNERAMLRLRNEDRKRATAMAKMESLHAKQQNVLKRKMEEAVAVNKRLKEALERQKKTAMKRNAKGNVKAGAVQQYIEQELEVHLSIVEAEKSLEELMEYRAWITEEIENLRNGPDSEGSRKKIAELENDLALRKAQISDLQQKILTADQENKARTQWDNIQSMLEAKVALKCLFELLVDAKRELQNQSEKGFQSKYEEIKEAFDRLNIEFENSKADFERQIATMKLQNEQTLSDLVALQAGGGRAGGARGEACRNLQTVIQYQQDKLEQLELENKKLADELETLRSASKKVKKRKKEPVDTLKMVSYTDITDEEENDDEDSNKDPDWRATPLFKRIQAQRSRLTMNFSQSGEADSTRPVKRSSDGSAHCSCRGSCSTKLCGCKKAGVGCALTCRCQRELCKNRRASASADSAHSDDNNENETNNGGVLDTTPPSYFDKRDHLDATYIKKKKCYFFPEDPNNE